From Ptychodera flava strain L36383 chromosome 2, AS_Pfla_20210202, whole genome shotgun sequence, the proteins below share one genomic window:
- the LOC139146752 gene encoding uncharacterized protein, giving the protein MNMNWLMMALGVMFYCRPSLAVSDNLALDKPVSGINLVGGGEDTYQFLVDGNKDTCADSGRFVVGPGFRIDLGDEYLIEGVQMTFASTCDSISKYGCYFFNTVVEVSESDNYDESKECVFLESTRGKENGELSLECSDGPITGRYVTLRKKTEGLRTIYLCELQVYGQSLNPEEVTEVKANVEQTTLAECELTKTLVNVAPGKKAVQSSTAGSDTADKAIDGNKDSDLQIGKSCIRTKKEFQPWWKVDLGSAYDVYQIIITNRQDCCHFRIKNAQIRVGKSPDFEDNEIFGQVDTDAGAAVETIVITRGCYTPMTGRYVSIQLVDVKQVLNICEVEILVA; this is encoded by the exons ATGAATATGAATTGGTTGATGATGGCGTTGGGCGTTATGTTTTATTGTCGGCCCTCTTTGGCAG TTTCAGACAACCTTGCTTTGGATAAGCCAGTCTCTGGCATTAACCTGGTTGGCGGTGGTGAAGATACTTATCAGTTCCTGGTAGACGGCAATAAAGATACTTGTGCGGATTCTGGTAGATTTGTGGTCGGTCCGGGTTTCCGAATTGACTTGGGAGATGAATACCTAATCGAAGGAGTCCAAATGACATTTGCGTCAACGTGTGATTCAATTTCAAAGTATGGAT GTTACTTTTTTAATACCGTGGTCGAGGTTAGTGAAAGCGATAATTATGACGAATCCAAAGAATGTGTTTTCCTGGAAAGTACTAGGGGGAAAGAGAATGGAGAATTGTCCCTGGAGTGTTCCGATGGTCCAATCACAGGCAGATACGTCACACTGAGGAAGAAAACAGAGGGCCTCCGAACGATTTATTTGTGTGAATTACAAGTTTATGGTCAATCCCTCAACCCAG AGGAAGTAACCGAAGTAAAAGCAAATGTTGAACAGACAACCTTAGCAG AATGCGAGTTAACAAAGACTTTGGTCAACGTGGCTCCGGGTAAGAAAGCAGTTCAGAGCTCCACTGCAGGAAGCGATACAGCTGACAAAGCCATTGATGGAAATAAGGATAGTGACTTGCAGATAGGAAAATCTTGTATTCGAACAAAGAAAGAATTCCAGCCATGGTGGAAGGTTGATTTAGGATCTGCGTATGACGTATACCAGATTATCATAACCAACAGACAGGATTGTTGTC ATTTTCGCATCAAGAACGCTCAAATACGAGTTGGTAAGAGTCCAGACTTTGAGGACAACGAAATCTTTGGTCAAGTAGACACTGATGCTGGCGCTGCAGTGGAAACCATCGTTATCACGCGTGGATGTTACACTCCAATGACTGGCAGATACGTCAGCATACAGTTGGTTGACGTAAAACAAGTTCTTAATATTTGTGAAGTGGAAATATTGGTCGCTTGA
- the LOC139146778 gene encoding uncharacterized protein produces MNRVSVFVFTLQSLAIFCLIQQTQSNLFDFNSILNWKREDSETFPSDHHDKNAINGKFEKLVSDDSINMDYLELIDFFSWLDLNKDGLLTHSEIAIVEKFSEPKIVWDTLKTYESNGDGKVDLEEFLKALLREKKQQIPSLEEILEVFGMFDADKDGLIRLDEIKDTMAVIVDQDLTDDQISDILRVADTDGSGAIDLNEFAMSISIIE; encoded by the exons ATGAACAGGGTTTCAGTTTTTGTCTTCACACTTCAATCGCTAGCTATTTTCTGTTTGATTCAACAGACACAAAGTAacttatttgattttaattcTATACTTAACTGGAAAAGGGAAGACTCGGAGACGTTTCCAAGTGACCATCATGATAAAAATGCGATAAATG gaaaatttgaaaagttggTATCTGATGATTCCATCAATATGGATTACTTGGAGCTCATCG ATTTTTTCAGTTGGTTGGATCTGAATAAAGATGGTTTATTGACACATTCAGAAATAGCTATTGTTGAAAAGTTTAGTGAACCGAAGATAGTCTGGGATACGCTGAAAACTTACGAAAGTAACG GGGACGGTAAGGTTGATCTAGAGGAGTTCTTAAAGGCACTCCTCCGCGAGAAAAAACAACAGATACCTTCACTTGAAGAAATTCTAGAAGTTTTTGGAATGTTTGATGCCGATAAGGATGGTTTGATAAG GCTTGACGAAATCAAAGATACAATGGCAGTGATCGTGGACCAAGACTTGACTGATGACCAAATCAGCGATATCCTTCGAGTGGCTGACACTGACGGCAGTGGTGCCATCGACCTCAACG aattTGCCATGAGCATCAGTATTATCGAGTGA